One genomic window of Globicephala melas chromosome 8, mGloMel1.2, whole genome shotgun sequence includes the following:
- the PDE2A gene encoding cGMP-dependent 3',5'-cyclic phosphodiesterase isoform X4 — MGQACGHSILCRSQQYPAARPAEPRGQQVFLKPDEPPPPQPCADSLQDALLSLGSVIDIAGLQWAVKEALSAVLPRVETVYTYLLDGESRLVCEEPPHELPQEGKVREAVISRKRLGCNGLGPSDMPGKPLARLVAPLAPDTQVLVIPLVDKEAGAVAAVILVHCGHLSDSEEWSLQAVEKHTLVALKRVQALQQRGPSAAPEAVQNTPEGAAGDQKGGVPYTDQDRKILQLCGELYDLDASSLQLKVLQYLQQETQASRCCLLLVSEDSLQLSCKVIGDKVLEEEISFPLTMGRLGQVVEDKKSIQLKDLTSEDVQQLQSLLGFEVQAMLCIPVISRATDQVVALACTFNKLGGDLFTDQDERVIQHCFHYTSTVLTSTLAFQKEQKLKCECQALLQVAKNLFTHLDDVSVLLQEIITEARNLSNAEICSVFLLDQNELVAKVFDGGVVDDESYEIRIPADQGIAGHVATTGQILNIPDAYAHPLFYRGVDDSTGFRTRNILCFPIKNENKEVIGVAELVNKINGPWFSKFDEDLATAFSIYCGISIAHSLLYKKVNEAQYRSHLANEMMMYHMKVSDDEYTKLLHDGIQPVAAIDSNFACFTYTPRSLPEDDTSMAILSMLQDMNFINNYKIDCPTLARFCLMVKKGYRDPPYHNWMHAFSVSHFCYLLYKNLELANYLEDMEIFALFISCMCHDLDHRGTNNSFQVASKSVLAALYSSEGSVMERHHFAQAIAILNTHGCNIFDHFSRKDYQRMLDLMRDIILATDLAHHLRIFKDLQKMAEVGYDRTNKQHHSLLLCLLMTSCDLSDQTKGWKTTRKIAELIYKEFFSQGDLEKAMGNRPMEMMDREKAYIPELQISFMEHIAMPIYKLLQDLFPKAAELYERVASNREHWTKVSHKFTIRGLPSNNSLDFLDEEYEVPDLDGAGAPINGCCSLDAE; from the exons GATGCTTTGCTGAGCCTGGGCTCCGTCATCGACATTGCAGGCTTGCAATGGGCTGTCAAAGAGGCCCTGTCAGCTGTGCTGCCCAGAGTG GAGACTGTCTACACCTACCTGCTGGATGGGGAATCCCGGCTGGTGTGTGAGGAGCCCCCCCATGAGCTGCCCCAGGAGGGGAAAGTACG AGAGGCTGTGATCTCCCGGAAGCGGCTGGGCTGCAATGGACTGGGCCCCTCGGACATGCCTGGGAAGCCCTTGGCCAGGCTGGTGGCTCCACTGGCTCCTGACACCCAAG TGCTGGTCATACCGCTGGTGGACAAGGAGGCCGGGGCTGTGGCAGCAGTCATCTTG GTGCACTGTGGTCATCTGAGTGACAGTGAGGAGTGGAGCCTGCAAGCCGTGGAGAAGCAT ACCCTGGTGGCCCTGAAGAGGGTCCAGGCCCTGCAGCAGCGCGGGCCCAGCGCGGCCCCGGAAGCGGTCCAGAATACTCCAGAGGGGGCGGCGGGAGACCAGAAGGGTGGGGTTCCGTACACAGACCAAGACCGAAAGATCCTGCAGCTTTGCG GGGAACTCTACGACCTGGATGCCTCTTCCTTGCAGCTCAAAGTCCTCCAATAC CTGCAGCAGGAGACCCAGGCGTCCCGCTGCTGCCTCCTGCTGGTATCTGAGGACAGTCTCCAGCTTTCCTGTAAG GTGATTGGAGATAAAGTGCTGGAGGAAGAAATCAGCTTTCCG TTGACGATGGGACGACTGGGCCAGGTGGTGGAAGACAAGAAGTCTATCCAGCTGAAAGATCTCACCTCT GAGGATGTGCAACAGCTGCAAAGCTTGTTGGGCTTCGAGGTGCAGGCCATGCTCTGTATCCCTGTCATCAGCCGGGCCACTGACCAGGTGGTGGCCTTGGCCTGCACCTTCAACAAGCTCGGAGGAGACTT ATTCACAGACCAGGATGAGCGTGTGATCCAGCACTGCTTTCACTACACCAGCACGGTCCTCACCAGCACCCTGGCCTTCCAGAAGGAGCAGAAGCTCAAGTGTGAGTGCCAG GCTCTTCTCCAAGTGGCAAAGAACCTCTTCACTCACCTGG ATGACGTCTCTGTGCTGCTCCAGGAGATCATCACAGAGGCCAGAAACCTCAGCAATGCTGAGAT ATGCTCTGTGTTCCTGCTGGATCAGAACGAGCTGGTGGCCAAGGTGTTCGATGGGGGCGTGGTGGATGATGAG AGCTATGAGATCCGCATCCCGGCCGACCAGGGCATCGCGGGCCACGTGGCGACCACGGGCCAGATTCTGAACATCCCGGACGCGTACGCACACCCACTTTTCTACCGCGGTGTGGACGACAGCACCGGCTTCCGGACGCGCAACATTCTCTGCTTTCCCATCAAGAACGAGAACAAGG AGGTCATCGGTGTGGCCGAGCTGGTAAATAAGATCAACGGACCATGGTTCAGCAAGTTTGACGAGGATCTGGCGACAGCCTTCTCCATCTACTGTGGCATCAGCATCGCACAT tCCCTCCTATACAAGAAAGTGAATGAGGCCCAGTATCGCAGCCACCTAGCCAACGAGATGATGATGTACCACATGAAG GTCTCTGATGATGAATACACCAAACTTCTCCATGATGGGATCCAGCCTGTGGCTGCCATTGACTCCAATTTTGCCTGTTTCACCTACACTCCTCGCTCTCTGCCCGAGGATGACACCTCCATG GCCATCCTCAGCATGCTGCAGGACATGAATTTCATCAATAACTACAAAATTGACTGCCCGACGCTGGCCCG gttcTGTTTGATGGTGAAGAAGGGCTACCGGGATCCACCCTACCACAACTGGATGCACGCCTTTTCTGTCTCCCACTTCTGCTACCTGCTCTACAAGAACCTGGAGCTCGCCAACTACCTCGA GGACATGGAGATCTTTGCCTTGTTTATTTCCTGCATGTGTCACGACCTGGACCACAGAGGCACAAACAACTCCTTCCAGGTGGCCTCG AAATCTGTGCTGGCCGCGCTCTACAGCTCAGAAGGTTCTGTCATGGAG AGGCACCACTTCGCTCAGGCCATCGCTATCCTCAACACCCACGGTTGCAACATCTTTGACCACTTCTCCCGGAAG gaCTATCAGCGCATGCTGGACCTGATGCGGGACATCATCTTGGCCACAGACCTGGCCCACCACCTCCGCATCTTCAAGGATCTCCAAAAGATGGCCGAAG TGGGCTATGACCGAACCAACAAGCAGCATCACAgcctccttctctgcctccttATGACCTCCTGTGACCTCTCTGACCAGACCAAGGGCTGGAAGACAACGAGGAAGATTGCA GAGCTGATCTACAAAGAGTTCTTTTCCCAAGGAGACTTG GAGAAGGCCATGGGCAACAGGCCGATGGAGATGATGGACCGTGAGAAGGCCTACATCCCCGAGCTGCAGATCAGCTTCATGGAGCACATCGCAATGCCCATCTACAA GCTGCTGCAGGACCTGTTCCCCAAAGCAGCAGAGCTGTATGAACGTGTGGCCTCTAATCGCGAGCACTGGACCAAAGTGTCGCACAAGTTCACCATCCGCGGCCTCCCAAGCAACAACTCGCTGGACTTCCTGGACGAGGAGTACGAGGTGCCTGACCTGGATGGTGCTGGGGCCCCCATCAATGGCTGTTGCAGCCTCGATGCTGAGTGA
- the PDE2A gene encoding cGMP-dependent 3',5'-cyclic phosphodiesterase isoform X6, translated as MRRQPAASRDLLAQEPVPPGSRDGTLQDALLSLGSVIDIAGLQWAVKEALSAVLPRVETVYTYLLDGESRLVCEEPPHELPQEGKVREAVISRKRLGCNGLGPSDMPGKPLARLVAPLAPDTQVLVIPLVDKEAGAVAAVILVHCGHLSDSEEWSLQAVEKHTLVALKRVQALQQRGPSAAPEAVQNTPEGAAGDQKGGVPYTDQDRKILQLCGELYDLDASSLQLKVLQYLQQETQASRCCLLLVSEDSLQLSCKVIGDKVLEEEISFPLTMGRLGQVVEDKKSIQLKDLTSEDVQQLQSLLGFEVQAMLCIPVISRATDQVVALACTFNKLGGDLFTDQDERVIQHCFHYTSTVLTSTLAFQKEQKLKCECQALLQVAKNLFTHLDDVSVLLQEIITEARNLSNAEICSVFLLDQNELVAKVFDGGVVDDESYEIRIPADQGIAGHVATTGQILNIPDAYAHPLFYRGVDDSTGFRTRNILCFPIKNENKEVIGVAELVNKINGPWFSKFDEDLATAFSIYCGISIAHSLLYKKVNEAQYRSHLANEMMMYHMKVSDDEYTKLLHDGIQPVAAIDSNFACFTYTPRSLPEDDTSMAILSMLQDMNFINNYKIDCPTLARFCLMVKKGYRDPPYHNWMHAFSVSHFCYLLYKNLELANYLEDMEIFALFISCMCHDLDHRGTNNSFQVASKSVLAALYSSEGSVMERHHFAQAIAILNTHGCNIFDHFSRKDYQRMLDLMRDIILATDLAHHLRIFKDLQKMAEVGYDRTNKQHHSLLLCLLMTSCDLSDQTKGWKTTRKIAELIYKEFFSQGDLEKAMGNRPMEMMDREKAYIPELQISFMEHIAMPIYKLLQDLFPKAAELYERVASNREHWTKVSHKFTIRGLPSNNSLDFLDEEYEVPDLDGAGAPINGCCSLDAE; from the exons GATGCTTTGCTGAGCCTGGGCTCCGTCATCGACATTGCAGGCTTGCAATGGGCTGTCAAAGAGGCCCTGTCAGCTGTGCTGCCCAGAGTG GAGACTGTCTACACCTACCTGCTGGATGGGGAATCCCGGCTGGTGTGTGAGGAGCCCCCCCATGAGCTGCCCCAGGAGGGGAAAGTACG AGAGGCTGTGATCTCCCGGAAGCGGCTGGGCTGCAATGGACTGGGCCCCTCGGACATGCCTGGGAAGCCCTTGGCCAGGCTGGTGGCTCCACTGGCTCCTGACACCCAAG TGCTGGTCATACCGCTGGTGGACAAGGAGGCCGGGGCTGTGGCAGCAGTCATCTTG GTGCACTGTGGTCATCTGAGTGACAGTGAGGAGTGGAGCCTGCAAGCCGTGGAGAAGCAT ACCCTGGTGGCCCTGAAGAGGGTCCAGGCCCTGCAGCAGCGCGGGCCCAGCGCGGCCCCGGAAGCGGTCCAGAATACTCCAGAGGGGGCGGCGGGAGACCAGAAGGGTGGGGTTCCGTACACAGACCAAGACCGAAAGATCCTGCAGCTTTGCG GGGAACTCTACGACCTGGATGCCTCTTCCTTGCAGCTCAAAGTCCTCCAATAC CTGCAGCAGGAGACCCAGGCGTCCCGCTGCTGCCTCCTGCTGGTATCTGAGGACAGTCTCCAGCTTTCCTGTAAG GTGATTGGAGATAAAGTGCTGGAGGAAGAAATCAGCTTTCCG TTGACGATGGGACGACTGGGCCAGGTGGTGGAAGACAAGAAGTCTATCCAGCTGAAAGATCTCACCTCT GAGGATGTGCAACAGCTGCAAAGCTTGTTGGGCTTCGAGGTGCAGGCCATGCTCTGTATCCCTGTCATCAGCCGGGCCACTGACCAGGTGGTGGCCTTGGCCTGCACCTTCAACAAGCTCGGAGGAGACTT ATTCACAGACCAGGATGAGCGTGTGATCCAGCACTGCTTTCACTACACCAGCACGGTCCTCACCAGCACCCTGGCCTTCCAGAAGGAGCAGAAGCTCAAGTGTGAGTGCCAG GCTCTTCTCCAAGTGGCAAAGAACCTCTTCACTCACCTGG ATGACGTCTCTGTGCTGCTCCAGGAGATCATCACAGAGGCCAGAAACCTCAGCAATGCTGAGAT ATGCTCTGTGTTCCTGCTGGATCAGAACGAGCTGGTGGCCAAGGTGTTCGATGGGGGCGTGGTGGATGATGAG AGCTATGAGATCCGCATCCCGGCCGACCAGGGCATCGCGGGCCACGTGGCGACCACGGGCCAGATTCTGAACATCCCGGACGCGTACGCACACCCACTTTTCTACCGCGGTGTGGACGACAGCACCGGCTTCCGGACGCGCAACATTCTCTGCTTTCCCATCAAGAACGAGAACAAGG AGGTCATCGGTGTGGCCGAGCTGGTAAATAAGATCAACGGACCATGGTTCAGCAAGTTTGACGAGGATCTGGCGACAGCCTTCTCCATCTACTGTGGCATCAGCATCGCACAT tCCCTCCTATACAAGAAAGTGAATGAGGCCCAGTATCGCAGCCACCTAGCCAACGAGATGATGATGTACCACATGAAG GTCTCTGATGATGAATACACCAAACTTCTCCATGATGGGATCCAGCCTGTGGCTGCCATTGACTCCAATTTTGCCTGTTTCACCTACACTCCTCGCTCTCTGCCCGAGGATGACACCTCCATG GCCATCCTCAGCATGCTGCAGGACATGAATTTCATCAATAACTACAAAATTGACTGCCCGACGCTGGCCCG gttcTGTTTGATGGTGAAGAAGGGCTACCGGGATCCACCCTACCACAACTGGATGCACGCCTTTTCTGTCTCCCACTTCTGCTACCTGCTCTACAAGAACCTGGAGCTCGCCAACTACCTCGA GGACATGGAGATCTTTGCCTTGTTTATTTCCTGCATGTGTCACGACCTGGACCACAGAGGCACAAACAACTCCTTCCAGGTGGCCTCG AAATCTGTGCTGGCCGCGCTCTACAGCTCAGAAGGTTCTGTCATGGAG AGGCACCACTTCGCTCAGGCCATCGCTATCCTCAACACCCACGGTTGCAACATCTTTGACCACTTCTCCCGGAAG gaCTATCAGCGCATGCTGGACCTGATGCGGGACATCATCTTGGCCACAGACCTGGCCCACCACCTCCGCATCTTCAAGGATCTCCAAAAGATGGCCGAAG TGGGCTATGACCGAACCAACAAGCAGCATCACAgcctccttctctgcctccttATGACCTCCTGTGACCTCTCTGACCAGACCAAGGGCTGGAAGACAACGAGGAAGATTGCA GAGCTGATCTACAAAGAGTTCTTTTCCCAAGGAGACTTG GAGAAGGCCATGGGCAACAGGCCGATGGAGATGATGGACCGTGAGAAGGCCTACATCCCCGAGCTGCAGATCAGCTTCATGGAGCACATCGCAATGCCCATCTACAA GCTGCTGCAGGACCTGTTCCCCAAAGCAGCAGAGCTGTATGAACGTGTGGCCTCTAATCGCGAGCACTGGACCAAAGTGTCGCACAAGTTCACCATCCGCGGCCTCCCAAGCAACAACTCGCTGGACTTCCTGGACGAGGAGTACGAGGTGCCTGACCTGGATGGTGCTGGGGCCCCCATCAATGGCTGTTGCAGCCTCGATGCTGAGTGA